One window from the genome of Pieris rapae chromosome 8, ilPieRapa1.1, whole genome shotgun sequence encodes:
- the LOC110999571 gene encoding regulator of telomere elongation helicase 1 homolog: MPEEMICGIPVNFPFEPYDVQKSYMRKVIESLQNNTNALLESPTGTGKTLCLLCSSIAWLLVKKAQLQMNAQLGNFTEHSGVDSLQENLKSAAGKNKDNTTWGMPKIIYSSRTHSQLTQAMQELKRSNYRHVKAAVLGSRDQMCIHPEVSKETNNMNKVNMCQLKVKSRTCHFYNNVESKKDDRSVKGDEILDIEDLVTVGKKLKCCPYYLSKELKQEADIVFMPYNYLLDPKSRKANGVELLNNIIILDEAHNVEKMCEESASLQIRTTDVALCIDEITHIMRSFVENTEENLDTTVEAIDTNQVKDFTCDDLCILKEIMLAFEKAIDEIEVGNEGSTYPGGFIFELLAKAEIKDHNQMSVISLIENLIQFLSTASASPFQRKGVGLQKMADLLNVVFSGTTHSYKERVKMCYKVHIQIEEKKNGKKTDSWGALKSITSKSSERVLSYWCFSPGFGMKQLMDQNVRSIILTSGTLAPLKPLISELGIPIGVQLENPHIVKSNQICVKIVSQGPDSVMLNSNYQNRDNPKYISSLGRTILSFSRVIPDGLLVFFPSYPIMTKCQELWQAEGIWSSINNIKTIFVEPQRKDTFNSIISDYYGKISDPNTRGACFMAVCRGKVSEGLDFADMNGRAVIITGLPFPPLKDPRIILKKKYLEELRMKEKDFLSGDEWYSLEATRAVNQAIGRVIRHKNDYGAILLCDSRFNSPKLKGQLSAWLRNYISSSNKFGEGISEVCRFFKSAESTLPSPKLKPLMPNEGNSYNDSAKHITGVSFSTVNARPILKTNKKSVCQYPNSNEVYANFSMDFYKNAQSSSYVNEFKPKEAKELFNALDSSSETSEITTSVAIHKRQAEDIDMPIIRKKKLKIKAFGFEENINNAEVSDTIQIEKVAPASLTDFVKEIKFLLDNEQYKQFQISISNYKKTGEYQIFLNTLITIFRNEKLFYLFKGMKRFLNEEHKIQFQEYCDNLKFHN; this comes from the coding sequence ATGCCTGAGGAAATGATCTGTGGGATTCCTGTTAACTTTCCTTTTGAGCCCTATGATGTGCAGAAATCTTATATGCGTAAAGTTATTGAGAGCTTGCAAAATAATACCAATGCTTTGTTAGAATCTCCAACTGGTACTGGAAAGACACTGTGTCTACTATGCTCTTCGATAGCTTGGCTATTGGTTAAAAAAGCACAGCTTCAAATGAACGCACAGCTTGGTAATTTTACGGAACACAGTGGTGTTGATTCTCTGCAAGAAAACCTCAAGTCAGCAGCTGGAAAAAATAAGGACAATACAACATGGGGCATgcctaaaattatatactctTCGCGTACACATTCACAACTTACTCAGGCTATGCAAGAACTTAAGAGATCAAACTACAGACATGTTAAGGCTGCTGTCTTGGGTTCCAGAGATCAAATGTGCATTCATCCAGAAGTCTCAAAGGAAAccaataatatgaataaagtaaatatgtgTCAGCTAAAGGTAAAATCAAGAACatgtcatttttataacaatgtgGAATCCAAAAAAGATGATCGATCTGTAAAAGGAGATGAAATATTAGATATTGAAGATCTTGTAACTGTGGGTAAAAAGTTGAAGTGTTGcccatattatttatctaaagaattaaaacaagaagctgatattgtttttatgccatataattatttgttagatCCAAAATCAAGGAAAGCTAATGGGGtagaacttttaaataacattattattttagatgaaGCACATAATGTTGAGAAAATGTGTGAAGAATCTGCTTCATTACAGATAAGAACTACTGATGTTGCCTTGTGCATTGATGAAATCACTCATATTATGAGATCTTTTGTAGAAAATACCGAGGAAAATTTAGATACAACTGTAGAAGCTATAGATACTAATCAAGTAAAGGATTTTACTTGTGATGATTTgtgtatattaaaagaaattatgttAGCTTTTGAAAAGGCAATTGATGAGATTGAGGTTGGCAATGAAGGTTCAACATATCCTGGTGGTTTTATCTTTGAGTTACTAGCTAAAGCAGAAATTAAGGATCACAACCAAATGTCAGTGATATCACTTATAGAGAACCTAATACAGTTTTTATCTACAGCAAGTGCATCACCATTTCAACGTAAAGGTGTTGGACTACAAAAAATGGCTGACCTATTGAATGTTGTCTTTAGTGGTACAACTCATTCTTATAAGGAAAGAGTCAAAATGTGTTATAAAGTGCACATTCAAatagaagaaaagaaaaatggtAAGAAGACAGACAGCTGGGGCGCcttaaaatcaataacatCTAAATCATCTGAGAGAGTTTTGAGCTATTGGTGCTTTAGTCCAGGATTTGGGATGAAGCAGCTTATGGATCAAAATGTCAGAAGCATAATTTTAACAAGTGGGACATTAGCACCATTAAAACCATTGATTTCTGAACTTGGTATCCCAATTGGTGTTCAATTAGAAAATCCTCACAtagttaaatcaaatcaaatatgtGTCAAGATTGTAAGTCAAGGTCCTGATTCTGTTATGCTCAATTCAAACTACCAAAACAGAGATAAccctaaatatatatcatcatTAGGGAGAACAATACTCAGTTTCTCTCGTGTTATACCTGATGGCCTGTTGGTGTTTTTTCCTTCTTATCCTATAATGACTAAATGTCAAGAACTATGGCAGGCTGAAGGTATATGGTCtagcataaataatattaagacaaTTTTTGTAGAACCTCAACGTAAGGAtacttttaattcaattatcaGTGATTATTATGGTAAAATAAGTGATCCTAATACTAGAGGAGCCTGTTTCATGGCAGTCTGTAGAGGAAAAGTTTCTGAAGGTCTAGATTTTGCAGATATGAATGGAAGAGCTGTAATAATAACTGGTTTACCGTTTCCACCTTTGAAAGATCctagaattatattaaagaaaaagtatttGGAAGAACTAAGAATGAAGGAAAAGGACTTTCTTTCAGGAGATGAATGGTATTCTTTAGAAGCCACACGAGCTGTAAATCAAGCAATTGGTAGAGTAATAAGgcataaaaatgattatggaGCTATCTTATTGTGTGATAGCAGGTTCAATAGTCCAAAACTAAAGGGGCAACTTTCTGCATGgttaagaaattatattagttcATCCAATAAGTTTGGAGAGGGAATAAGTGAAGtttgtagattttttaaaagtgcTGAATCAACATTACCATCACCaaaattaaaacctttaatGCCAAATGAAGGAAATAGTTACAATGACAGTGCTAAACATATTACTGGTGTATCATTCTCCACAGTAAATGCCAGaccgattcttaaaacaaataagaaaTCTGTTTGCCAATATCCTAATTCTAATGAAGTTTATGCTAATTTTTCCATGGACTTTTACAAGAATGCTCAATCATCATCATATGTTAATGAGTTCAAACCAAAAGAAgcaaaagaattatttaatgctTTAGATAGTAGTAGTGAAACATCAGAAATAACTACATCAGTGGCTATACATAAAAGACAGGCTGAAGACATTGATATGccaataattagaaaaaagaaattaaaaataaaagcttttgGGTTTGAAGAGAACATAAACAATGCTGAAGTTTCAGATACAATTCAAATAGAGAAAGTTGCCCCCGCATCTCTGACGGACTTtgtaaaggaaataaaatttttattagacaatgagcaatataaacaatttcagATATCCATCTCCAATTATAAGAAGACAGGagaatatcaaatatttttaaatacattaatcacaatatttagaaatgaaaaattattttatttatttaaaggaatgaaaagatttttaaatgaagaacacaaaatacaatttcaggAATATTGTGACAATTTGAAATTTCATAATTGA
- the LOC110999572 gene encoding 39S ribosomal protein L21, mitochondrial, giving the protein MSFFRAGLQKLASVFRSSNQGGILSKSITNNAPVATQYVSNTATDIITSCNKLIEERSSRNFAIVHLLGKQWRVTDGDLLVVEGYWPPNIGDKITLDKVLLAATKDLSLIGRPIVQPGLVTITATIISKGLSHTRTHFKKKRRKQFMRINFQRAQQTILRINSVVINNKINEPAKNVF; this is encoded by the exons atgtcCTTTTTTAGGGCTGGATTGCAAAAACTTGCAAGCGTATTTCGTAGTAGTAACCAAG gtgGAATTCTCTCAAAATCTATAACAAATAATGCTCCTGTGGCTACTCAATATGTTTCGAATACCGCCACTGATATCATAACATCTTGTAACAAATTAATAGAAGAAAGATCATCCCGTAATTTTGCTATTGTTCACTTGCTTGGTAAACAATGGAGAGTCACAGATGGAGACTTGCTGGTTGTCGAAGGTTACTGGCCACCAAATATTGGTGACAAAATAACATTAGATAAGGTTTTACTTGCGGCAACCAAAGATTTATCACTCATAGGAAGGCCTATTGTTCAACCCGGTTTAGTCACTATCACAGCAACTATAATATCTAAAGGATTATCACATACTAGaacacattttaaaaagaagagaAGGAAGCAATTTATGAGGATAAATTTTCAAAGAGCACAACAGACAATTTTAAGAATCAATTCTGttgttattaacaataaaattaatgaacctGCAaagaatgtattttaa